TTTCGTTCATTTTAAAAAATCCTCCCAGTTAAGTAGATTTAGATATTATCATATATTGTTAAATCCATATTCCATATTACCACTATTGTATAATAAAAAAATATAAATTAAAATACTATATATATATTTCTAATTTTTCATTATATTAATTATGTTATATTCATTATAACGGATATAAAGCGGATGGCTAAGTAATATTAAAAATAAAATTAAGAGACATAAAACATTGAGTTTTAAAAGCAAAATAAAAAGAGAGGTAGATGAGAATGTATTTTGAGAATATTGGTAAATTAAACACTGAAAAAACAATAGAATATGCCTTAAAAGCAGCAGAACAGCAAAGTATAAAAAACATAGTTTTTGCATCCAGCACTGGTTATACCGCAAATTTTTTGAAAGATTTGCATTCTTATAACAGAGTTTGTGTAAAATATGCATATGGTTTTAAAAAATCTGGAAAGAATTTGATGGATGATAGTGTGGACCAGCAAATAAGAAAAAGTGGAATTAAAGTTTTATCTACATCTCATATTTTATCAGGTGCTGAAAGAGGTTTGAGTAATAAGTTTGGTGGTATCTACCCTGTAGAGATTATTGCACATACTTTAAGGATGTTTGGACAGGGCGTAAAGGTTTGTGTGGAAATAAGTGTAATGGCGCTGGACGCAGGTCTCATACCTTTTGGTGAGCCTATAGTTGCTATAGGTGGTACTGGGAGAGGGGCAGATACTGCTATAATAATAAAACCGGCTCATGCTAATAATATATTGGATACTAAAATTATGGAGATAATTTGTAAGCCCAAATATGGATTTTGATTTTATAGCAGCAAAATATACATATATAATTTCAAAATTTTGTTGATTTTTTTATAATAAAACGATAAAATAGTCAAGTAGATGTGCACATATTGTTCACAAAAATGAATGGAGGAATTTTATGCATCCTTATAGGGAATATGTTAATCCTCATCTAGGAAAATTATTGGAAGATATCAAAATGGATAAAAGTTATATAAGAGGAGAAGGTTGCTATTTATATGATTCGGAAGGGAATGAGTATTTAGATTGTATAGCTGCATATGGAGCTCTTCCGTTTGGATATAATCATCCTGATATATGGGAATGTATACACCAAATACACAATTCGATGGAACCTAGCTTTGTACAGCCATCTGCTTTGAATGCTGCAGGAGAATTAGGCAAAAAATTAATAGAGAATGCACCGGGCAATTTAAGATATGTGACTTTTACAAATAGTGGAACAGAGACAGTGGAGGCGGCGATAAAACTATGTCGTTCTGCATCAGGCAAGCTGGGCATTCTTGCCACCAATAATAGTTTTCATGGTAAGACACTAGGTGCTCTATCAGCTACTGGCAAAGAAACATATCAAAAAGAGTTTGGAGCACCGGTAGAAGGGTTTAATTATGTGGATTATGGAAATTTAGAAGCATTGGAGAAAAAGTTAAAGGATAATCCTGAATATTTTGCAGCATTTATAGTAGAACCTATACAGGGAGAAGGTGGAATAATAGAACCTCCTGAAGGATATCTTGCAGGCGTGAGAGAGATATGTGATAAATATGGAGTTTTGCTTATATTTGATGAGATACAGACAGGTCTTGGGAGGACTGGAAAACTTTTTGCATGCCAAAGACAAGGAGTAAATCCGGATCTATTATTAATCGCCAAGGCACTTGGTGGAGGGATTATGCCCATAGGGGCATGCCTGTGTACAGAACAAGTATACAACGAAGAGTTTGCTGAAAAACATTCTTCAACTTTTGCTGCTAATACTATGGCCTGTAGAGTGGGTCTGAAGGCACTTGATATACTTTTGGATAATGGAGGAAGTCTGATTGAAGATGTGAGAATTAAAGGGCAAATTTTTAAAGATGGCCTGATCAAGTTAAAACAAAAATATCCTAAGATAATCAAGTCTATCAGAGGTCAAGGTTTAATGTTGGGAATAGAGTTTAGCATTACAAAGGATACTTTCCCTGGAAGTCTGATAG
The DNA window shown above is from Clostridia bacterium and carries:
- a CDS encoding pyruvate kinase alpha/beta domain-containing protein, which encodes MYFENIGKLNTEKTIEYALKAAEQQSIKNIVFASSTGYTANFLKDLHSYNRVCVKYAYGFKKSGKNLMDDSVDQQIRKSGIKVLSTSHILSGAERGLSNKFGGIYPVEIIAHTLRMFGQGVKVCVEISVMALDAGLIPFGEPIVAIGGTGRGADTAIIIKPAHANNILDTKIMEIICKPKYGF